The region CCGACCCAAGAACTCTTTTCCCAACAGATCCCTCAGGGAGCAGGGCTGAGTGACGTTTACTTGTGGATCCTGCGCAACTTGCTCTTGGCTAATAGGACCATGCTCACCAAGACTACCCCCAGTTTCTTTCTCGCATATACCCTTGTATAATAATATCCGCTGAAACCTAGTATTCTCCGGCTCTCGCTCAAGCTTTATGATATTGGTGTCTTCTCCGCATTCTCCAAAGACTTGGATGCTTATATCAGAAGTAGCTGCTTTCCAACGCTCTTCGTCGAGCTTCACCTTGCAAATCGCTGCATGGATAGCCGGAACTACTAGAGTCGATGTCATCTGCCGTATCACCTTCCGGTTCATTTGTGGTGATAATGTCCGCTAACTCAGGTGGCCGACAGGCGCTAGGAAGTACTTGACAAGAGCGCGGTCCGCCACTGTCTGCGAAGCTGTTAGATATTAGTAATAGATTGGGCGGTGTTTATTCTTGAGAATTTGTCGCAAATGACAGATAAAGGCAGAGGGTGGGGGCTTCTAAGCGGGTGAGTGACCATCGCTAGCCTAGCTGATAAAACACTCCTTCGGGTAAGATCAGATGAGCAGAGAAGGGCAAAACGAAGACTATTCACGAGGAATCGAACTTATCAAAAAAACATATAACTATTAGCGGTCTCCACAGCAGGCGGGGATACTACCGCGGTCTACCACTTTGGTCGGTCAACAAGGGATATTGAAAAATCTGGAATTAACAAGTACATAAACTGACTTCTAGATATCCTCTTATAGGTTACAAGGGTTGCTATGGTTGTATCACGGATTAGGCAGCAAAGGGTGCGAGTGTGACTCGTCGTCACCCCGCCTCTACCCTATTGATTCAGTGCCTAGTCGCTCATGTAAACCCCTACTAGTCAATTGCTTCATGGTTATAGAACAGACGCAGCACTAGCCGACTGTTAATACTAATCATCATATCTTAAAATGGCTCACTAACTCCCAGGAATACCTAGGTCGAATAACAGTGGCGCTAGGAAGCGCGAGCGCAAAGAAGATAGGATCGACGATACCCTCCCTTATtagcagactccgcaacaatcaatcgattgacatgattgattcctatataggttaaagaattacttcattaggcagcctttaacctagataggaatcaatcatgccgatccgattgattgttgcggagtctgcttATTAGATTATCACTCTCAAACACCACAATTCCTTCTACGTACATGTATTTCTCAAATCCCCGCATTTCATTTACATGCAGAATCCCTTACCTAGCTGTATGTGCCCGTCTTGTCTATGTGCATTCAGTTCGGTTCGGTCCTGTGTGCAAGTCTGCCACAAAGCTATAGAAGCTAGCCATAGGAAAATCCAGAGGCAGATTCTGTAGTCTCGTAGAGTATTTTTATTTGTTGTAAGATAACTACGAAGTCTAATTATATAGATATAAGGCGACTAAGTTAAACATACACTCTATAAAGTTTCCGCACATAAGGGGAAATCTATATAAATAATAAGTTAatattggaacaaggtccctctagtagtatgactactgtggataaccgagtgagagggacaaggcggggtggctgcaacgtattgtattcTGTCGTGTTGTCCGGTCTCACAGACTTtggctgttgtggtgggtgctattgcccaccgggcagtgcctgccacaccagcacatcatgtgactctcaagcaccttctaccctggactgaacccagatattctcaacagttaataataataataataatataCGAGGTTCGAACGAAAGCTAAAAAAAGACTGCATATCACTTTCAGGTGGTCCGATGAAGAACCAATTTGCCCGCAACGTTGTTCCAACCATAACACCCTTCCATGATACACATTACTGTGAGACGACATAATGAAAGACCAATTTGCCCGCAACGTTGTCCCAACCAGGCCGCCCCTCAGTCTTTGATGAAATAATTCTTGTTTACTAACTATATATCTGATACACTGTTACTCTAACATTAGTTCATTGGTCTAGTATATTGCGCGAAGCTTCCCGTGTTATCCGGCACGTGGCGTGAGACCTTCACTTCCCAGCGCGCCAAGGTCGCAGCCTAGCCTAGCCCCAAACGAGGCTGCCTACAAACAGCACCTCGTCTGCCTACTATCCCGCTCACTGCACGGCACAGCCCATTACCCAACACTCGACAGGGTCTTCATCACAGCGAAATTGCGGGAGGTTACATGATGGAGATGACACCGTCTGGAAGTAGCGCACAAGCAGTTAGCGAAAGCAAGACGAGAAGCGGTACGTGAAAGCGCGAGTTTGAAGATGAAGCGGTCGAGTACACTGTTGAGAGCCCAGGTGCCCACGACGTAACCTTTCAAGTCTGCATGGTGCGCATACACCCTTGCTCAAGGCCATGTACGGAGGAGGCGACACTGCGAGCGATGAGAAGGAAACCAATACTTCGCTACGTCGGTATGTACACTAACACATAAAGTCTCCAGCCCACGCTAATCCGAGTAGCGTTTTGAAGACCATCGCCGATGAATATGATCACGACCTCACCATTATCGGTCTCCATGGGTGCGTTTGGAAGGTATCGAGCAAGGCTATCTAATTGTTCTCTCAGCGTGTAGCCGCAATCTTGGTAAGTGATGCATAGCCCAACAGGTTACGTTTCAAGGCCGCAGTTCAGGACTAATTATAGCACAGAGCccgacgaagaagacgctCAAGATGACCAGTCATCCCGTTTTCGCGGTTGATTGCTTAGTCGCACAACTGACGCACATCAGCGACTATCGCGTCAACCGTATCCTCGAGAAGCAGGAGCTAAGCCATACTACGTCCGCTCCTTCGAAAAAATGCATCATTCCGAAAGACCCTACGGCTGTAGAAGTCCACGTTGAGGTCCTGAAAATAGGCATTGCGTGGGACATAGTTTACCTCAAACAACTGGCCGCCCAAGGACTGTACAACGCTCTTTCAAGCAAGGGTCTTACCTTTGCCGAGTTCGAGAGGCTGTGCATCCATACGAAGATCTTCACGGCAGTTACCTGTGGAGTACCTGCTATCTGCAGCGACGTACATGTCCGGCGTGCGTTATCAGAGCTAGGTACATATGCCGCCACACAGCACGACATCTGGATCACCAACCATCATCGAGAGTACTTTCATCTTTACACGAAGGCACCCTATCTTGTCTGGTACCACGACGGCGCAATGAAGGAAATCCCAGGAAAACTGCAAGCCTGTCAGCTCAAAAACAAGAAGCCTCGATTTGACGACGAGGATACGTAACACCCGGTCTACTCGCTGATGTCAATTGACGCGTAGCTAGCCAGAAGCTCATCAGCATCTATGCTTTTCACACGGTGAAGGCACCAAGCATGATATTGAGAGGCCATTGAGCAGAAGGGAAGGGGTATATAGAACCATGACCCAGACATGATATCCATGACATCCTCTAGTAGGAGTAATGAAGTACCTAAAACACAGCTCTGATATGAGATCTATTATGTGTGGTGCATTCTCAGCTGTGCAATGTCGGTAAAACCTTCCACGTCTTGTTACTATCTGTGTATAGTATCCATGCACAGGTCTGGTACTCTTGCTTCCGCGTTTGATATGACTAACTCATAGGTTTAGTCACAACAGGATATATTTAATTGCTTGGTTCCTGAAATATTCCATCATGTCACCAAGCGCTCTGATCACGATGTGTCTCTATTGTACTCTACTTACATAAACCTCGATAAGTTATGTCTCTACTCCCTTGTCTACGTCCGTTGTTTCAGGGACATATACAAACTACAAGAATATCCGCCAGCTAATCAGTGCAGTTGCTACAGCACATTCTAGTATTAATTCCTCTAGGACCACTTGTGCCGTTGCTGTCCCACTTGTCACGTTCACGATGTCCAAGTGCTAAGTGTCCACGTCGTTTCTGTACTTTGATAGCACAAACGTAAGTCATCTCTAGTCTTTTTTCAATTCTACAATGCCTAGAACTCAAATACCCACCTTGATGccttcttccttctctttTCTACTCCAACCATATCAGCATGACTATTAAACAATAACGTAAGAAGGTACGTTCATCAACCAACAGAAGAATAGCCACTACTACCTACTTACTCTCACTTCAAATGACCTAGAAAATAATAATCCACACACACAGTTTAACCCCACCACACCTACATCCACATCCCACATTTTCCCACCGTCAAACACACCGGAAAGCCGACCACGACTTATCACTATCCTTAGCCAATCACTTCACCACCACACCACACTAACTCCAACCAACCTAGCGTTATGTTCCGCAACTACATCTACCTACCGTACATACACCGGTGCCCTAGCTGCTCCATCGAACAGGCGTTCGCCACCCACACCACATGAACCACGCACAAAATCATCCATCCATGCAAGTTCGCAGCTATCCAAACCCCATGGCACCAGTCCAAACCAAAAAGAGCTCTAGACGTCTTCCCTAGCTCGCCGCGTTACCTACCGGCTAGCAAGGACCCACCTAGCAAATTCAAAAGGCCTGGTTAGTTGCATGTTTCTTACTCAAGGAACAGCACATCTGCCCCGAAGATTTACGAGTAGAGATCGCAAAAACTCTGAAGGATTACATTGTTGGCAGTGCAAATAAGCAGGTCGTCGTCACGAGAACTTCCCTTCAGAACCTATGGCACTAATGGGCTACGAGAAGCACTAAGCAGAGTGAAGGAAACGGTCTGCGACAGGCGTATCAAGCTTGTGTTGCTGGTGCTTCCAGACCGATACAGAGTCACCTACCCAGCCTTCAAAGACATGGCCGATCGTGAGTTCGGCTTGCAGGCAATTTGCACGACGGAAGGGAAGCTTTTCTCTGGCCGTGGTCACTTCCGACAGCTCAGGAAGGCTGACCAGTATCTTGGAAACGTCATGATGAAAGCTAACATCAAGTGTAGAGGCATCAATCATACAGCTGGAGGTCCATTCGACGCCAACCCAATCCTACAGAACAGCCATGACAGATCAGATCAAGGAAACGATTTTCTTTGCGTCTTTTTTCACTTTGTGGTTATCTTGCTCTAGATCATATGCCATCCTTCTTTTAGATTATGCTATGCCAAGAACTTAGCCTTCATCGTTGGCTCATACACCGGGACATCCAACGGCTTAGGCGGGTGATCCTGCTTAAGATTCACCTCTGCCCATCTCAGCCACCCTGCATACGTTCCATCCTCGCAGTCACTGCCTTCTCTTTTCCGCCAAAGCATGCCTAAGGAATCTGATCCGAACAGCTCCGCTAGGAAGCCATGGCCAAGCTTCAAGCACCAAGTGTTCGCGACCGTGTTTTCAACGATACTTCTTGCGAGTGCCTGATCTTTGGTCTCCTCCTCACCTGACTGTGGTAGCTTCTGCTGCAGCAGCTCCCATTGTCGCGGGCCACTCCAATCCGTCGCTAACTCATGAGAAAAAGCACTGGTAACCATGTTGTAGAGCCAGCAATGCTCGCGAACGTATTTTGGCCCGTCCCAGCTATCATCATCGTCTTTCCAGCGCTGCGCAGCTCCCATGCACTGAATCTGGATCGCGTAATCCGTCAGAGCTGCTTTGTTGACCATTTGTTCGGGAACGGGTATCAAAGGCACGTGATTGACGAGTGGATGTTGATGCGCTCCAGTCGTATCTGTCCTGCCTTCCCACACTTTGAGTAAAAGATGGTGAGAACGTCGAACAAGTGGGTTGTCAGCTCCACACATGAAGAAGAAGTTGGCGATAGAAATCCCTTCCGGTGGATCCCACATTGTGAAGCCAGCGAGGTCGTAGGGTGATGCGGGATTGGCGATGTGCTCGGTCCATAGCCAGTCCAGGTCGCCGAACTGTAACACTCCGACGTCAAGGTATATGCCGCCGTACTTGAGTAGCAGTGGGAAGCGAATCAGGTCAGAAGTATGCTGGGCAGCGTATGTACCTTTGACCGTGCCGTTGGTAAAGGCTTCTGGGACCACGGATGGCGAAGAAGTGTCGATGAAGTTGGAAACATTGAGAGGAGATCCTGGTACGGTGTCCAGGACATAGATTGTCCAACCAAGAGGGGAGAAGCGGCGATGCCAATTAACCACGTTGCGTATCGAACATGGTGGCAATGCACCTAGTCCCGCGTGCCAGAATGCAAAGATGGACTTGGATCCCGGTGTAGGCGGTTGCGGGGTTGGCAGGTGCAACAGCTGAGACTCTGATGCCGGTGATGTTGACAACGTCGTTCCTGGAATGCTGGGGTAGTCGATGGTATGGGTTGCTTTCAGCACTCAGGCCCATACAGAAATGGAGTTGAGGTTACACAAGCGCCAGATGTTAAAAAGGCAAGCAGACGGAGCAGGAAACTATTCATACTTCACTCCTGGGCGGGGGCATGTCAGCTTACTGTAAGTCCACGTATGAACATTACGTAATGAGTGGCATGTATACGAAACCTTTTCTGCGCCATCATACCGGTGTGCATCTGTCAAACTTAAGATACTATGCTTAACCATGATGGTGTAGCCGCAAATCTGATCGATCGACACAATCTGGTTCAAAAGCTACACTGGTTCAGGAATCAGTAAAATGCACGGATTAAATCCTGATATGTGATTGTTTCACCCCTGAGAATGGGCCATGAATTCAACTTGCGAGTTGCGTTTGTTTGTAGCTCTGCCACCAGTCATACCCACTCCAAACACGCTGCGAAAGGTCAACCTTGCCGACCTCGCCTACTCACCTTCAGGTAACTGAATAATATTTATTTCGACCTAATTCTGCCGAGAATAGCGCCTATCTGCAGCATGCACCACCACCGGAACATACCTTTGAGGCGCACACCGCCACCTGACGGCCTTCGTGCTCCAACGGATGCGCCTCCGGCTCTGTCTCGACAGCCAGCCCAGTTGCCAGGTGAGCCCGAGTTTCTGATCATCGGCTTGTTCGCTCTTTGACTCACACAGCGGATGATTGACGGTCTGGCGAATTACCCCGAGCGCAACGCTGATAGAGCCTGGCTTACTGAATTCCTTGCACTCTACCCGCGCGATTACGCTTTGGCCAAAGTGTCGGGGTTACGAAAGGACGATTACATCGCTTCCTATCAGGATATAGTGTCGCGGACGAAGAGACAACTACGTTACCCTATGCGCTTCATGTAGATGAACCCCGATTGCTCACAGCAGCAGGGGCATGCGAGGCGCGAAACAGCCTCTAGGGAGATGACTGATCGTAAGTTTTGACGTGATGCGTTTGCGTGATGAGATTAATAATGTTGTAGTCGAGCGACTCGACATTATCGACTTCTGCGATGCAGTAGACGAATGGGGATCGACGATTCCTATCCCGGCACGTGAAGCTGAGAGAATGATGGAATTGGCAAATGAGAGGCGGATCGCTGATTTGAATGATCTCGAACCGGCGCGCGGTGATAGACGCGAATATGGAGTACGTTGGAGAGGGAAGACATAGACAGGTACTGACTGTAGGCAGAAGCGACGCGCCTGAGATCGTGTAGGACGAAATTGTATAGCACGGAATGAGTACTACCCGTACACTGACATTCACCTTCACTGCCATCACTCAGCGGTGAGATTGCAACACTTTGAGACTAGATAAGTTGTGTAACCCCCAGCTCCATCCTACTGCCACTTGCGTACTCTCTCAATCCAATCGCGGCGGAAAATTCGAGACTCGCCATGGGCAGCAGCCAGGTACCCGCTGAGTCCTCGTGAGTAAATGCATGTCTGTGAGCCGCAAACTTCACTAATGAATACAGCAGCCTCTTCAACAAAAAAAAGTCTTCTCGGACGTCACCATCCGCCAGACTAATAATGCGGTCACAAAGAAGTACTATGCCCACAAAGTAATCTTGTGCAGTGGCTCGCAATGGTTCACCAGAGCTCTGACTGGCAATTTCAAGGTATGGCCCGAGACAGAGATTTCTTGATCACTACTAGAACTCAGAGTGGGAAGCGACATCAGACGTCTGTGGTCTGGGTCTAGGTCCGGCTTGTCCGGCACTTTGGACAAACAGGAGGCTCAAGGAAAATCAGGGCCTAGAACGGCGGGAGCGGGTTAAAAGGACTAGGATGCGTTAGTGGAGAGTGTCGGAGTTCGCTGGCTAAGTGCTACTGCCGCTGCTACGCTATGCTACGGAGTAGGTTGCGGTATGTTTCATATGTGCCGTTGGGTGTGCGTGTGTGGGTTGGCGTGGAAAcatggtggtggtggtagGAAATGTGATGGGGTGTGGCGTTGGCTTGTTGTGAAACGGGTCTTGTGTTTTATGTTATTTGGGCCTAAATCTAGGCCTCGACGTGGGCGGTGAAGGTGATTTTTGTGCGTAAGTTGTGCTGGAGAAGTGCATTGGAGAACGTATAGATGTTGGAATATAGGTGGGTTGACGGTAAGAATGCGACAGTTGGTACTGCGTCTTGCGAGATTTGCTGGTGTAGTTTTGTTGAGAACTACGGACGAATAATCTCTTAGAATGCAAGATGATGACACTCGTCTTACATTCACGCACAAGTGCAAACAGATTTCAATAATTTGACTTGATCATTATTACCGCGAACCCTTAGAATGTAGGCATTCGCACTTCCATCTCATGGTTGCGA is a window of Pyrenophora tritici-repentis strain M4 chromosome 2, whole genome shotgun sequence DNA encoding:
- a CDS encoding putative capsule polysaccharide biosynthesis protein is translated as MVKHSILSLTDAHRYDGAEKVSYTCHSLRNVHTWTYTTHTIDYPSIPGTTLSTSPASESQLLHLPTPQPPTPGSKSIFAFWHAGLGALPPCSIRNVVNWHRRFSPLGWTIYVLDTVPGSPLNVSNFIDTSSPSVVPEAFTNGTVKGTYAAQHTSDLIRFPLLLKYGGIYLDVGVLQFGDLDWLWTEHIANPASPYDLAGFTMWDPPEGISIANFFFMCGADNPLVRRSHHLLLKVWEGRTDTTGAHQHPLVNHVPLIPVPEQMVNKAALTDYAIQIQCMGAAQRWKDDDDSWDGPKYVREHCWLYNMVTSAFSHELATDWSGPRQWELLQQKLPQSGEEETKDQALARSIVENTVANTWCLKLGHGFLAELFGSDSLGMLWRKREGSDCEDGTYAGWLRWAEVNLKQDHPPKPLDVPVYEPTMKAKFLA